A genomic stretch from Methylorubrum extorquens includes:
- a CDS encoding conserved protein of unknown function with 2 CBS domains (Evidence 4 : Unknown function but conserved in other organisms): MTVARILAEKGDSVVTLPPHRTIDEAIHLLAEKRIGALVIGDAEGRVIGILSERDVMRALASEGASALDRPISHHMTTKVVTCTRRASIEDVMETMTEGRFRHLPVVEEGRLVGVVSIGDVVKRRIATVEAEHQAMRDYITMA, encoded by the coding sequence ATGACCGTTGCGCGTATCCTGGCAGAGAAAGGCGACTCGGTGGTCACGCTGCCGCCGCATCGCACCATCGACGAGGCGATCCACCTGCTGGCCGAAAAGCGGATCGGTGCCCTCGTGATCGGCGATGCCGAGGGCCGCGTGATCGGCATTCTGTCCGAGCGCGACGTGATGAGGGCCCTGGCCAGCGAAGGGGCCTCGGCCCTCGACCGCCCGATCTCGCATCACATGACCACGAAGGTCGTGACTTGCACCCGGCGCGCCAGCATCGAGGACGTGATGGAGACGATGACGGAAGGCCGCTTCCGCCACCTGCCGGTGGTGGAGGAGGGGCGTCTCGTCGGCGTCGTCTCGATCGGCGACGTGGTGAAGCGGCGCATCGCCACCGTCGAAGCCGAGCATCAGGCGATGCGCGACTACATCACGATGGCCTGA
- a CDS encoding conserved exported protein of unknown function (Evidence 4 : Unknown function but conserved in other organisms) — MKHRAAVIARLGLALTATAWGLGGIAAHAGSAAQPGQTVGVPFGAPFPKGFYAVNLSSFGVRETSPLDSESNINLPTLLWATPFSVLGGQVQFVFVAPIAASSVRGNPYNSGWGQPLLAGQLAWDLGAGVGVSYLLGGYLPWDTRFLTQSPSLSHRFALTYAANDWAITGNLLYGHILEPRSPNGVLYPDYLNLDLTVTKKFGKWQVGPVAFGSVDLTTNVVGYRQQGQIAVGGLVGYNFGFMNVQSYVTRDVAERNYGGKETRGWLRIIVPFLQNKAEAEPNRTLITRRQADGR, encoded by the coding sequence GTGAAACATCGAGCAGCCGTCATCGCCCGTCTCGGGCTCGCCCTCACTGCCACCGCGTGGGGCCTCGGCGGCATCGCCGCCCATGCCGGCTCTGCCGCGCAGCCCGGCCAGACCGTCGGCGTGCCGTTCGGTGCGCCGTTCCCGAAGGGGTTCTACGCCGTGAACCTCTCGAGCTTCGGCGTGCGCGAGACCTCGCCGCTCGATTCCGAGAGCAACATCAACCTGCCGACCCTCCTGTGGGCGACGCCCTTCTCCGTTCTCGGCGGGCAGGTGCAGTTCGTCTTCGTCGCGCCCATCGCCGCCTCCAGCGTGCGCGGCAACCCCTACAACAGCGGCTGGGGTCAGCCCCTGCTGGCGGGCCAGCTCGCCTGGGATCTCGGCGCCGGCGTCGGCGTCAGCTACCTTCTCGGCGGCTACCTTCCCTGGGACACCCGCTTCCTGACCCAGTCGCCCTCGCTGAGCCACCGCTTCGCGCTCACCTACGCGGCCAACGACTGGGCGATCACGGGCAACCTGCTCTACGGCCACATCCTGGAGCCGCGCTCGCCCAACGGCGTGCTCTATCCCGACTACCTCAACCTCGACCTCACCGTGACCAAGAAGTTCGGCAAGTGGCAGGTCGGCCCCGTGGCCTTCGGCTCGGTCGATCTCACGACCAACGTCGTCGGCTACCGGCAGCAGGGACAGATCGCGGTCGGCGGCCTCGTCGGCTACAATTTCGGCTTCATGAACGTGCAGAGCTACGTCACCCGCGACGTGGCCGAGCGCAATTACGGCGGCAAGGAAACCCGCGGCTGGCTGCGCATCATCGTCCCGTTCCTTCAGAACAAGGCCGAGGCCGAGCCGAACCGGACCCTCATCACCCGGCGTCAGGCCGACGGGCGCTGA
- a CDS encoding conserved protein of unknown function (Evidence 4 : Unknown function but conserved in other organisms) codes for MKHPTSRQLHTYWDRLRGERSAPERGEIEPGEIRNLLADSFILETDPARRSSAVRLAGTRLCALFGRELRGSSFGDLWGERPPAFSDPWQLVETVTGDTVGVVAGLTGFTARDETLDLELLLLPLRHRGKTQARILGALSPHCIPTWLGSRPILRLEAVSLRVLETVAPEPAAMRTFVDALPEPANDARPVRFGHLLVHEGGRSNA; via the coding sequence ATGAAGCATCCGACCAGCCGTCAGCTTCACACCTACTGGGACCGGCTGCGCGGAGAGCGGTCCGCGCCCGAGCGCGGTGAGATCGAGCCCGGCGAAATCCGCAATCTGCTCGCCGACAGCTTCATTCTGGAAACCGATCCGGCGCGGCGGTCGAGCGCGGTGCGCCTGGCCGGCACCCGCCTGTGCGCCCTGTTCGGGCGCGAATTGCGCGGAAGCTCCTTCGGCGATCTGTGGGGTGAGCGGCCGCCGGCCTTCTCCGATCCGTGGCAACTCGTCGAAACCGTCACCGGCGATACGGTGGGCGTGGTGGCGGGGCTCACCGGCTTCACCGCGCGGGACGAGACCCTCGATCTCGAACTCCTGCTCCTGCCCTTGCGCCACCGCGGCAAGACCCAGGCCCGCATTCTCGGCGCCCTCAGCCCTCATTGCATCCCGACCTGGCTCGGCAGCCGCCCGATCCTGCGGCTCGAGGCGGTCTCCCTACGGGTGCTGGAAACGGTCGCGCCGGAGCCCGCCGCGATGCGAACCTTCGTGGACGCCCTGCCCGAGCCCGCCAACGATGCGCGCCCCGTCCGCTTCGGCCACCTGCTGGTTCACGAGGGCGGGCGCAGCAACGCCTGA
- the folE gene encoding GTP cyclohydrolase I (Evidence 2b : Function from indirect experimental evidences (e.g. phenotypes); PubMedId : 12730156; Product type e : enzyme): MYAKPDSTTLKARLAKAGDAMDAALKSLSYGMSDDERRMSAVGLQGMRGANDPGRPDITPDIAPLPESAQRVPNEVALGRPSRQEAEAAVRTLLRWAGDDPTREGLIETPARVVKAYEQIFGGYRADADALLERVFEEVEGYSDAVLVRDIPFYSHCEHHMVPFMGLAHIAYYPTKGVVGLSKLARVVDAFARRLQTQETMTAQIADTIESILQPRGCAVMIEAEHLCMAMRGVQKAGVSTITTQFRGVYKNDASEQVRFLTFVRNQKG; encoded by the coding sequence ATGTACGCCAAGCCCGACAGCACCACCCTGAAGGCGCGTTTGGCGAAGGCCGGAGATGCCATGGATGCCGCTCTCAAATCCCTGTCCTACGGCATGAGCGACGACGAACGACGCATGAGTGCCGTGGGCCTGCAAGGAATGCGCGGCGCCAACGATCCGGGCCGTCCCGACATCACCCCCGATATCGCGCCCCTGCCCGAATCGGCCCAGCGGGTGCCGAACGAGGTGGCGCTCGGCCGTCCGAGCCGGCAGGAGGCGGAGGCCGCCGTGCGCACGCTCTTGCGCTGGGCCGGCGACGACCCAACCCGCGAAGGGCTGATCGAGACCCCCGCCCGCGTGGTGAAAGCCTACGAGCAGATCTTCGGCGGCTATCGCGCCGACGCGGACGCGCTGCTGGAGCGGGTGTTCGAGGAGGTCGAGGGCTATTCCGACGCCGTGCTGGTGCGCGACATCCCGTTCTACTCCCATTGCGAGCACCACATGGTGCCGTTCATGGGGCTCGCTCACATCGCCTACTACCCCACCAAGGGCGTGGTCGGCCTCTCCAAGCTCGCCCGCGTGGTCGATGCTTTCGCCCGCCGCCTGCAGACGCAGGAGACCATGACGGCCCAGATCGCCGACACGATCGAGAGCATCCTTCAGCCCCGCGGCTGCGCCGTGATGATTGAGGCCGAGCATCTCTGCATGGCCATGCGCGGCGTGCAGAAGGCCGGCGTCTCCACCATCACCACGCAGTTCCGCGGCGTCTACAAGAACGATGCGTCCGAGCAGGTCCGCTTCCTGACCTTCGTTCGGAACCAGAAGGGTTGA
- a CDS encoding conserved protein of unknown function (Evidence 4 : Unknown function but conserved in other organisms) has translation MRYAVLRSVGDGSAFPRGNVRRRLRRAAHLSLVGATLLLGGAAAPAQPSQARTVASLPEAGSATDAGAPARPVAAWNDFCARYPSECTVDPSEPALVSLTPALWHTLTTVNRRVNARIKPITDMAHWGVVDRWDFPDDGFGDCEDIQLLKRRMLVERRLPRRALRMTVVIDEIGEGHAVLMVRTDRGDLILDNKTNAVLPWQRTGYSFIKREGQDGRAWVGLDNGTSPVTTANR, from the coding sequence ATGCGGTACGCGGTGCTTCGGAGCGTCGGCGACGGATCGGCGTTCCCCCGCGGGAACGTGAGGCGGCGGCTCCGCCGGGCGGCCCATCTGTCCCTCGTCGGCGCCACGCTGCTGCTCGGCGGCGCCGCAGCGCCGGCCCAGCCGAGCCAAGCCCGCACCGTCGCCAGCCTGCCCGAAGCGGGCAGTGCCACCGATGCCGGCGCACCGGCCCGGCCCGTGGCCGCCTGGAACGATTTCTGCGCCCGGTACCCGTCCGAATGTACGGTCGATCCCTCCGAGCCGGCGCTCGTCAGCCTGACGCCCGCTTTGTGGCACACGCTCACGACGGTGAACCGCCGGGTCAACGCCCGCATCAAGCCGATCACCGACATGGCCCATTGGGGTGTCGTCGATCGCTGGGACTTTCCCGATGACGGCTTCGGCGATTGCGAGGACATCCAGCTCCTCAAGCGCCGGATGCTGGTGGAGCGACGCCTGCCGCGCCGGGCTTTGCGGATGACGGTGGTGATCGACGAGATCGGCGAGGGCCACGCGGTGCTGATGGTGCGCACCGACCGGGGCGACCTGATCCTCGACAACAAGACCAACGCGGTACTGCCATGGCAGCGCACCGGCTACAGCTTCATCAAGCGCGAGGGACAGGACGGCCGGGCCTGGGTCGGCCTCGACAACGGCACCTCGCCCGTCACCACCGCCAACCGCTGA
- a CDS encoding protein of unknown function (Evidence 5 : Unknown function) — MTGVDGTILAEWRCRAYIVAIAPSRNAWHAYLAQRILRPHSNRRRERRVSDDRRHL, encoded by the coding sequence GTGACCGGGGTCGACGGTACCATTCTCGCGGAATGGCGGTGTCGCGCCTATATCGTCGCAATCGCGCCGTCGCGCAATGCATGGCATGCGTATCTGGCGCAACGAATCCTGCGACCTCACTCGAACAGGCGCCGCGAAAGGCGTGTCAGCGATGATCGACGACATCTATAA
- the hisI gene encoding phosphoribosyl c-AMP cyclohydrolase (Evidence 2b : Function from indirect experimental evidences (e.g. phenotypes); Product type e : enzyme) has translation MTEPFASPGTRAEVEEGARLTPRFGPDGLVACIAVDAGDGRVLMLAHMNAEALARTLETGEAWYWSRSRGELWHKGATSGQIQRVVEMRVDCDQDALLIRVEVGGDGGCCHTGRRSCFYRVVERDPASGAVTLAPADPDR, from the coding sequence ATGACCGAACCATTCGCTTCCCCTGGCACCCGCGCCGAGGTCGAGGAGGGCGCCAGGCTGACGCCGCGCTTCGGCCCCGACGGACTCGTGGCTTGCATCGCCGTCGATGCGGGGGATGGGCGTGTGCTGATGCTCGCGCACATGAACGCCGAGGCGCTGGCCCGCACCCTGGAGACCGGCGAGGCGTGGTACTGGTCGCGCTCCCGCGGTGAACTCTGGCACAAGGGCGCGACCTCCGGGCAGATCCAACGCGTCGTGGAGATGCGGGTCGATTGCGATCAGGACGCGCTCCTGATCCGGGTCGAAGTCGGCGGCGACGGCGGCTGCTGCCATACCGGCCGCCGCTCCTGCTTCTACCGCGTGGTCGAGCGCGACCCCGCGAGCGGCGCCGTCACCCTCGCTCCGGCCGACCCGGATCGATGA
- a CDS encoding conserved protein of unknown function (Evidence 4 : Unknown function but conserved in other organisms) — translation MIDDIYNRRILELAADIPRLGRLAAPDATATAHSKLCGSTVTIDLNLDADGVTVADFAHDVKACALGQASSSLMARHVVGATAEELRAVRARMRAMLKENGPAPEGEWADLAVLEPVRDFRARHASTLLTFDAVVDALDQIAARKDSGKGAGSPEAA, via the coding sequence ATGATCGACGACATCTATAACCGCCGCATCCTGGAACTGGCCGCCGATATTCCTCGCCTCGGCCGGCTGGCGGCACCGGATGCCACCGCCACGGCCCATTCCAAGCTGTGCGGATCGACCGTCACTATCGATCTCAACCTGGATGCCGACGGCGTGACGGTCGCCGACTTCGCCCACGACGTGAAGGCCTGCGCGCTCGGGCAGGCCTCCTCCTCGCTGATGGCCCGCCATGTCGTCGGCGCGACGGCCGAGGAACTGCGCGCGGTTCGCGCCCGGATGCGGGCGATGCTGAAGGAGAACGGTCCCGCGCCGGAGGGCGAATGGGCGGATCTCGCCGTGCTGGAGCCGGTGCGCGACTTCCGTGCCCGTCACGCCTCCACGCTCCTGACCTTCGACGCCGTGGTGGACGCGCTCGATCAGATCGCCGCCCGCAAGGATTCCGGTAAGGGTGCCGGTTCGCCCGAGGCGGCCTGA
- a CDS encoding putative rhomboid-like protein (Evidence 3 : Putative function from multiple computational evidences; Product type e : enzyme) — MDASPDLPHQGRVPVFNLPRVVTVSIAVLAAIHVVRTVLPDELDLSVLLNLAFIPARWTAAFDPASAAEIVRAAGKGAGRPDIATARQEFARYLVAEPSAMPWTGATYALLHGSWVHLIFNAVWLAVFGTPVARRYGVLRYGLLALAGVVVGALVHLFVDPYSLMPLVGASAGISALMAAAARFVFQPPPPFVAGAPWQLPPRPTLQTIPELLRNRPAVLFLGVWFVTNLLFGVLALPLGGSEGPIAWDAHLGGFAAGFFLLPLMERGARHARR, encoded by the coding sequence ATGGATGCTTCTCCCGACCTGCCGCACCAGGGCCGCGTTCCCGTCTTCAACCTGCCGAGAGTCGTCACGGTCTCGATCGCGGTTCTGGCCGCGATCCACGTCGTCCGCACCGTCCTGCCGGATGAACTCGACCTGTCGGTGCTCCTCAACCTCGCCTTCATTCCCGCCCGCTGGACCGCCGCGTTCGATCCCGCATCCGCGGCCGAGATCGTCCGGGCGGCGGGGAAGGGGGCGGGCAGGCCCGACATCGCCACGGCGCGGCAGGAATTCGCCCGCTACCTCGTCGCCGAGCCGTCGGCGATGCCCTGGACCGGCGCGACCTACGCCCTGCTGCACGGCTCGTGGGTGCACCTCATCTTCAACGCGGTGTGGCTCGCCGTCTTCGGCACCCCGGTCGCGCGTCGCTACGGGGTCCTGCGCTACGGCCTGCTGGCGCTCGCCGGCGTCGTCGTCGGTGCCCTGGTCCACCTCTTCGTCGATCCCTACAGCCTGATGCCGCTGGTCGGCGCCTCGGCCGGCATCTCGGCCCTCATGGCGGCGGCGGCCCGCTTCGTGTTCCAGCCTCCGCCGCCCTTCGTCGCCGGGGCACCCTGGCAATTGCCGCCGCGGCCGACGCTGCAGACGATCCCGGAATTGCTGCGCAACCGCCCGGCGGTGCTGTTCCTCGGGGTCTGGTTCGTCACCAACCTGCTGTTCGGCGTCCTAGCTCTGCCGCTTGGGGGCAGCGAAGGGCCGATCGCCTGGGACGCGCATCTCGGCGGCTTCGCCGCCGGGTTCTTCCTCTTGCCGCTGATGGAGCGCGGCGCGCGCCACGCGCGGCGTTGA
- a CDS encoding putative patatin-like esterase (Evidence 3 : Putative function from multiple computational evidences; Product type e : enzyme), giving the protein MRIEASRSAVSHFPDGAVEPVVPRFRSPRIGLALGGGSARGWSHIGVIEGLEEVGIFPEVVAGCSIGAVVGGAYAAGRIGALKAFALSLTRRRVVGLLDPRITGSGLIAGERLRRRLARELDGFRIEDLRLAFASVATELGTGHEVWLSRGPLVEAVRASYAIPGIFPPVALEGRLLMDGTLVNPVPVRLARELGADLVICVNLACETRAPATVIRPERDDPLFDAPDEPVERAIEQTLEATVRRRGRWALLSGASRRLMGRRRRPEPPPSVGRPSPGVARVMLDAFNITQDRISRARLASEPPDVAIRPLLAEFGQFEFHRAADGIALGRQAVRAALPEIRRMIESAAARG; this is encoded by the coding sequence ATGAGGATTGAGGCGTCCCGTTCCGCGGTGTCCCATTTTCCGGACGGGGCCGTGGAACCGGTGGTGCCGCGTTTCCGCTCCCCCCGCATCGGTCTCGCCCTCGGCGGCGGCTCAGCCCGCGGCTGGTCGCATATCGGCGTGATCGAGGGGTTGGAGGAGGTCGGGATCTTCCCCGAAGTGGTCGCGGGCTGCTCCATCGGTGCCGTCGTCGGCGGGGCCTACGCCGCGGGCCGCATCGGTGCCCTCAAGGCGTTCGCGCTCTCGCTCACCCGGCGCCGGGTGGTCGGCCTGCTCGACCCGCGCATCACCGGATCCGGCCTGATCGCGGGCGAGCGCCTGCGCCGCCGCCTCGCACGCGAACTCGACGGTTTCCGCATCGAGGATCTGCGCCTCGCCTTCGCCAGCGTGGCGACCGAACTCGGCACCGGCCACGAGGTGTGGCTGTCCCGCGGCCCCTTGGTCGAGGCAGTGCGGGCGTCCTACGCCATCCCCGGCATCTTCCCGCCGGTTGCCCTCGAGGGGCGCCTGCTGATGGACGGGACGCTGGTGAATCCGGTGCCCGTGCGCCTCGCCCGCGAACTCGGCGCCGACCTCGTCATCTGCGTGAACCTTGCCTGCGAGACGCGCGCGCCCGCGACGGTGATCCGCCCCGAGCGGGACGACCCCCTGTTCGACGCCCCCGACGAGCCGGTCGAGCGGGCGATCGAGCAGACGCTGGAGGCCACCGTGCGCCGCCGGGGTCGTTGGGCCCTGCTCAGCGGCGCGAGCCGCCGCCTCATGGGCCGCCGCCGCAGACCGGAGCCGCCGCCCTCCGTCGGCCGGCCGAGCCCCGGCGTCGCCCGCGTCATGCTCGACGCGTTCAACATCACCCAGGATCGGATCTCACGGGCACGGCTCGCGAGCGAACCGCCGGACGTCGCGATCCGGCCGCTTCTCGCCGAGTTCGGGCAGTTCGAGTTCCACCGGGCGGCCGATGGCATCGCTCTCGGCCGGCAGGCGGTGCGGGCGGCACTGCCCGAGATCCGGCGCATGATCGAGAGCGCGGCGGCGCGCGGTTGA
- a CDS encoding protein of unknown function (Evidence 5 : Unknown function), with product MTVSAAAASPAPDGRAETGFLALLPLPALILAGSEAGTTIAGVNPALLALTGFDEAALVGSGIEVLACHHGSHTGWTPLREALARGEAQSAELLFGRNGGASFWGEIHLTVLPGEGSPRFLGQIVDVTRRRDAEDALALSRQREALGLLTNSVAHEFNNFLQILIGYIDGLKRRLGDRPEPFIQRAIIRSTEASERAAVLTRQLLAHSRRIAPDLRPVDLAAAVRFGLDRLRPTLPPGIQLDLSIPDDLPPALCNPIQLELALGHILANACEAMSGQGRIRVALFAIEPGDRTLQRPEAGAVGLTVSDIGHGLSPEMLSRALAPFATTRESGRGAGLAIVHGLMKRQNGTISIESRPGEGATVRLVFPAAR from the coding sequence ATGACGGTGTCCGCCGCCGCTGCATCACCTGCCCCGGACGGGAGAGCCGAGACCGGCTTCCTCGCCCTGCTCCCCTTGCCCGCGCTCATCCTGGCGGGATCGGAGGCCGGGACGACGATCGCGGGCGTCAACCCCGCTTTGCTGGCGCTGACCGGCTTCGACGAGGCCGCCTTGGTCGGAAGCGGGATCGAGGTGCTCGCCTGCCACCACGGCAGTCACACCGGCTGGACGCCCTTGCGCGAGGCCCTGGCCCGCGGCGAGGCACAGAGCGCCGAGCTGCTGTTCGGCCGCAACGGCGGCGCCTCGTTCTGGGGCGAGATCCACCTCACGGTTCTCCCCGGCGAAGGCTCCCCCCGCTTCCTCGGCCAGATCGTGGACGTGACGCGGCGGCGGGATGCCGAGGATGCCCTCGCCCTGTCGCGGCAGCGGGAGGCGCTCGGCCTCCTCACCAACAGCGTCGCGCACGAGTTCAACAACTTCCTGCAGATCCTGATCGGCTACATCGACGGGCTCAAGCGGCGCCTGGGCGACCGGCCCGAGCCCTTCATCCAGCGGGCCATCATCCGCTCCACCGAGGCGTCCGAGCGGGCCGCCGTCCTCACCCGCCAACTCCTCGCCCATTCCCGGCGGATCGCGCCCGACCTACGCCCGGTCGATCTCGCCGCGGCGGTGCGGTTCGGTCTCGACCGGCTGCGCCCCACCCTGCCCCCCGGGATCCAGCTCGACCTGTCGATCCCGGACGATCTGCCACCGGCCCTGTGCAATCCGATCCAGCTCGAACTGGCTCTGGGCCACATCCTCGCCAATGCCTGTGAGGCGATGTCCGGTCAGGGCCGCATCCGCGTGGCGCTGTTCGCCATCGAGCCGGGCGACCGCACGCTCCAGCGCCCGGAGGCCGGGGCCGTCGGTCTCACGGTCTCGGATATCGGGCACGGCCTGTCCCCGGAGATGCTGTCGCGGGCTCTCGCTCCCTTCGCCACCACTCGCGAATCCGGCCGCGGTGCGGGACTTGCCATCGTGCACGGGCTGATGAAGCGCCAGAACGGCACGATCTCCATCGAGAGCCGGCCCGGCGAGGGCGCGACCGTACGGCTGGTTTTCCCGGCCGCCCGGTGA
- a CDS encoding conserved protein of unknown function (Evidence 4 : Unknown function but conserved in other organisms), producing the protein MTELSRSGMAPTLSDYAAEQRRHQRVRATLLGRYMLADRREYPCQTVDMSPGGVRLTCAVIGALNERVVLYLEQIGRLEGVIVRHPPRGFAMRINATPRKRDKIASQLMWLANRESLGLPEGRTNERLVPNQPGVTLRLESGRFIAARIIDISMSGVALATASSPPIGAHILVGSTPGRVVRYFEGGIGAQFMLPISPDRFHEGITL; encoded by the coding sequence ATGACCGAGCTTTCCCGATCCGGGATGGCCCCCACCCTGTCCGACTACGCCGCCGAGCAGCGCCGGCACCAGCGGGTGCGCGCGACTCTGCTCGGTCGCTACATGCTGGCGGACCGGCGCGAATATCCGTGCCAGACGGTGGACATGTCCCCCGGCGGCGTCCGCCTGACCTGCGCCGTGATCGGCGCGCTCAACGAACGCGTGGTGCTGTATCTCGAACAGATCGGCCGTCTCGAAGGGGTGATCGTCCGCCACCCGCCGCGGGGTTTTGCCATGCGGATCAACGCGACGCCGCGCAAGCGCGACAAGATCGCGTCCCAGCTCATGTGGCTCGCCAACCGCGAGAGCCTCGGCCTGCCGGAGGGCCGGACCAACGAGCGCCTCGTGCCGAACCAGCCCGGCGTGACCCTGCGCCTGGAGAGCGGCCGGTTCATCGCCGCCCGGATCATCGACATCTCGATGTCGGGCGTGGCGCTCGCGACCGCCTCGTCGCCGCCGATCGGCGCGCACATCCTGGTCGGCTCCACACCGGGGCGGGTGGTGCGCTACTTCGAGGGCGGCATCGGCGCCCAGTTCATGCTGCCGATCTCGCCCGACCGATTTCACGAGGGCATCACGCTCTGA
- a CDS encoding putative bacterial transglutaminase-like cysteine peptidase precursor (Evidence 3 : Putative function from multiple computational evidences; Product type e : enzyme): MRTTGTGHFKSGLQMGMLALLALCVGFIGGAEAQTTTQMAALPATTVGLTPGAAAKPILAWTEFCQSYPAECAFDRDEPARIALTPAVWSSIVSVNRRVNRTIEPITDQDHWGRPDRWDLAEDGAGDCEDFQLLKRRMLAAAGLPRRAMRMTVVIDEKGEGHAVLTLITDRGDYILDNKTNAVMPWHETGYVFIKREGQDALAWVSLGGASSPVTTANR; this comes from the coding sequence ATGCGCACCACCGGGACGGGTCATTTCAAGTCGGGTCTCCAGATGGGGATGCTGGCGCTTCTGGCCCTCTGCGTCGGCTTCATCGGCGGCGCCGAGGCGCAGACGACCACCCAGATGGCCGCCCTGCCCGCGACGACCGTCGGCCTCACCCCCGGCGCGGCGGCCAAGCCGATCCTGGCCTGGACCGAGTTCTGCCAGTCCTATCCGGCGGAATGCGCCTTCGACCGGGACGAGCCCGCCCGGATCGCCCTCACCCCCGCCGTCTGGTCGAGCATCGTTTCGGTCAACCGTCGCGTGAACCGGACGATCGAGCCCATCACCGATCAGGATCATTGGGGCCGCCCCGACCGCTGGGATCTCGCCGAGGACGGCGCGGGCGATTGCGAGGACTTCCAGCTCCTCAAGCGCCGGATGCTCGCCGCGGCCGGCCTGCCGCGCCGGGCGATGCGGATGACGGTGGTGATCGACGAGAAGGGCGAGGGCCATGCCGTGCTCACCCTCATCACCGACCGCGGCGACTACATCCTCGACAACAAGACCAACGCGGTGATGCCCTGGCACGAGACCGGCTACGTCTTCATCAAGCGCGAGGGCCAGGACGCCCTGGCATGGGTTTCGCTCGGCGGGGCCAGCTCGCCGGTCACCACGGCGAACCGCTGA